From the Natronococcus sp. AD-5 genome, one window contains:
- a CDS encoding DUF6114 domain-containing protein: protein MATENSPGSRRERFNDWRLQRPFLGGILLCLAGILITWVPMQILPDIIFIGGEMTGFLAIGAMFGVFVFVTGVFALYRPKYSDMIGVVGVVLSVLSLFGSLGGLLVGMLFGILGGNLCIAWRPDDGEAASQPSKVDKAVARLRENTRRIGSKTATLLRDDAENFKQRGVDE from the coding sequence ATGGCCACCGAAAATAGTCCCGGGAGTCGACGGGAACGGTTCAACGACTGGCGTCTCCAGCGTCCCTTCCTGGGCGGTATCCTGCTGTGCCTAGCCGGGATCCTCATCACCTGGGTGCCGATGCAGATCTTGCCCGACATCATCTTCATCGGCGGAGAGATGACGGGCTTTCTCGCCATCGGCGCGATGTTCGGCGTGTTCGTCTTCGTGACGGGCGTGTTCGCGCTGTACCGGCCGAAGTACTCCGACATGATTGGCGTCGTTGGCGTCGTCCTGTCGGTCCTCTCGCTGTTCGGGTCGCTCGGCGGGTTACTCGTCGGGATGCTGTTCGGGATCCTCGGCGGAAACCTCTGCATCGCGTGGCGACCCGACGACGGGGAGGCTGCATCGCAACCGAGTAAAGTCGACAAAGCGGTCGCGCGACTGCGCGAAAACACCCGGCGGATCGGCAGCAAAACGGCTACGCTGTTGCGCGACGATGCCGAGAACTTCAAACAACGAGGTGTCGACGAGTGA
- a CDS encoding 5-oxoprolinase subunit B family protein — MTEARIERTELPEPRYEFGGDDHVFVELDEAMSFDANFQAMAITQQIGERDIEGIVEICPANASYMIRFDPDVIRPDAMVDELREIAAETDIEEYSWKTRIVDVPVLFQDPWTHETLMEFRDRHQDPDATDLEYSARINGLDGAEEFIDAFVGAPHMTTMVGFVPGLPWCFQMVPRSEQLEVPKYEQPRTNTPSRAVGFGGAFSVIYPVQGAGGYQLYGRTPIEVLDADQRLPDFQESIVFPNPGDILNYRPIDRDEYDAVREEVEAGTYEYTTAAVEFSPEEFFETPHEYNEEITEVLYR, encoded by the coding sequence ATGACCGAAGCGCGAATCGAGCGCACGGAACTCCCGGAACCCCGGTACGAGTTCGGCGGCGACGATCACGTGTTCGTCGAACTCGACGAGGCGATGAGTTTCGACGCCAATTTCCAGGCGATGGCGATCACGCAGCAGATCGGCGAGCGCGACATCGAGGGCATCGTCGAGATCTGCCCCGCCAACGCCTCGTACATGATACGGTTCGACCCCGACGTCATCCGTCCCGACGCGATGGTCGACGAGTTACGAGAGATCGCCGCGGAAACGGACATCGAGGAGTACTCCTGGAAGACGCGCATCGTCGACGTTCCCGTTCTCTTTCAGGATCCCTGGACGCACGAGACGCTCATGGAGTTCCGCGATCGCCATCAGGACCCCGACGCGACGGACCTCGAGTACTCCGCGCGGATCAACGGCCTCGACGGAGCCGAGGAGTTCATCGACGCCTTCGTCGGCGCGCCGCACATGACCACGATGGTCGGGTTCGTTCCCGGACTCCCGTGGTGCTTTCAGATGGTCCCGCGAAGCGAGCAACTCGAGGTTCCCAAGTACGAGCAACCCAGGACCAACACGCCGAGCCGGGCGGTCGGATTCGGCGGCGCATTTTCGGTCATCTATCCGGTCCAGGGGGCGGGCGGCTACCAGCTGTACGGGCGGACGCCGATCGAGGTACTGGACGCCGACCAGCGGCTCCCAGACTTCCAGGAGTCGATCGTCTTCCCCAATCCCGGAGACATCCTGAACTACCGGCCCATCGATCGAGACGAGTACGACGCGGTGCGCGAGGAGGTCGAAGCCGGAACCTACGAGTACACGACCGCGGCGGTCGAGTTCTCACCCGAGGAGTTCTTCGAGACTCCACACGAGTACAACGAGGAGATAACGGAGGTGCTGTACCGATGA
- a CDS encoding helix-turn-helix domain-containing protein produces MRYAKCIIIPDDNGLHPVDRQIADHPDVRRELLHNVNLLADETIVTLYELSGDRDTLEVILDESPMVRKYHLSGVDNEIHAYIHLEAYERLVQLLSVIRKFEFIFDTPLEYTRRGGLRVTVIGDVGSFQKALPDIPDGIRLKLLKTGTYEPNTDRLFSQLTKRQQEILQTAVDLGYYDVPRQVTHKEIGKELGCTGGTVGGHLRKIEATILAQIVP; encoded by the coding sequence ATGAGATACGCAAAGTGTATTATTATTCCCGACGACAACGGATTGCATCCGGTCGATCGGCAGATTGCGGATCATCCCGACGTGCGGCGGGAACTCCTGCACAACGTCAACCTGCTCGCCGACGAGACGATCGTCACGCTCTATGAACTCTCGGGCGATAGAGACACGCTCGAGGTGATCCTGGACGAATCGCCGATGGTCCGCAAGTACCACCTCTCGGGGGTCGACAACGAGATTCACGCGTACATCCACCTCGAGGCCTACGAACGCCTCGTCCAGCTGTTGAGCGTGATCCGGAAGTTCGAGTTCATCTTCGATACGCCCCTCGAGTACACGCGGCGAGGCGGGCTCCGCGTGACGGTGATCGGCGACGTCGGGAGCTTCCAGAAGGCCCTGCCGGACATTCCTGACGGGATTCGACTCAAACTCCTCAAGACGGGTACCTACGAGCCGAACACGGATCGCCTGTTCTCCCAGCTCACCAAGCGACAACAGGAGATCCTCCAGACCGCCGTCGATCTGGGGTACTACGACGTTCCTCGACAGGTGACTCACAAAGAAATCGGAAAGGAACTCGGCTGTACCGGCGGAACGGTCGGCGGCCACCTGCGAAAGATCGAGGCGACGATTCTCGCGCAGATCGTTCCGTAA
- a CDS encoding DUF6230 family protein, translated as MYNLKRLLTGTGASFLVVALVGLIVVSSGTAYAAPLAGAGGFTVEADEITAQEFLLYPGVGESDEGATPVVVVEQRDVELEGMTLTREQPVDTLPGLSGSMVIEFTADETVEADQQYLKMTGQEAEEASFNGQVINAQQSDDPNEQFQQTAGENAEPEEGYLTDIKGEGPAMEQQNAEIDMVYLASNEITLPGLDVNVHYEGEGEGEDEDKK; from the coding sequence ATGTATAATTTAAAGCGACTATTGACGGGAACCGGTGCATCGTTTTTGGTCGTCGCGTTGGTCGGCCTCATCGTCGTGTCGTCGGGAACCGCGTACGCCGCACCGCTCGCCGGTGCCGGCGGCTTCACCGTCGAAGCCGACGAGATCACAGCCCAGGAGTTCCTCCTCTATCCCGGCGTTGGGGAAAGCGACGAGGGCGCGACGCCGGTCGTCGTCGTCGAACAGCGAGATGTCGAACTCGAAGGAATGACGCTGACGAGAGAACAGCCCGTCGACACACTGCCCGGGCTCAGCGGCTCCATGGTGATCGAGTTCACCGCCGACGAGACCGTCGAGGCCGACCAACAGTACCTCAAGATGACCGGGCAGGAAGCGGAGGAAGCGTCATTCAACGGACAGGTCATCAACGCCCAGCAGAGCGACGATCCGAACGAGCAGTTCCAGCAGACGGCCGGTGAGAACGCCGAGCCCGAAGAGGGGTATCTGACCGATATCAAGGGAGAAGGACCCGCCATGGAACAGCAAAACGCGGAGATCGACATGGTGTACCTCGCCTCTAACGAGATCACCCTTCCCGGTCTCGACGTCAACGTGCACTACGAGGGCGAAGGCGAGGGCGAGGACGAGGACAAGAAGTGA
- a CDS encoding midas domain-containing protein produces MSRTSTVIIAALVVLGSIGAGIGTAPALAQESERDRVTVEFGSIEGSTVCAQQLTEDTNQVIVQNASYDDVTIYFDENRRVELEQTQPEATIVLHTDRQNEGLNRLADRDDCFATDQMDVVVNTDAITTYGLSASGYHVEVGPDTEVPSAGGFDVDEGNDSDENSSGVSEGIDGTGDDAVDDTEESVDDTEETADEIVDDTEETADETANDTDEAVNDTEESVDDTLNETDDTVDETVDDTGESVNETVDDTGESVNETVNNTGESVNETVNNTGESVGEAVDDTVEETEKTVDDAEEKIDDTLDETEETAEKTVDDTEESIVETTDHIEETGDDTTNDTEELVGETVNDTEGSADETADDAEESADDTLNEAEDTSDETVDDTEESVDDATNETDETADETDDDAGDSEDDTDSLHETTASTADLPGS; encoded by the coding sequence ATGAGCCGAACGAGCACGGTCATCATCGCGGCGCTGGTCGTCCTCGGCAGTATCGGCGCGGGGATCGGCACGGCGCCGGCACTCGCGCAGGAATCCGAGCGCGACCGCGTCACAGTCGAATTCGGTTCGATCGAGGGCAGCACCGTCTGCGCCCAGCAGCTCACGGAAGACACTAACCAGGTGATCGTCCAGAACGCGAGCTACGACGACGTTACCATCTACTTCGACGAAAACCGGCGAGTCGAACTCGAGCAGACACAGCCGGAAGCGACGATAGTGTTACACACCGACCGCCAGAACGAAGGGCTCAACCGGCTCGCGGATCGCGACGACTGCTTCGCCACCGACCAGATGGACGTCGTCGTCAACACCGACGCCATCACGACGTACGGGCTCTCGGCGAGCGGGTACCACGTCGAAGTCGGTCCGGATACCGAGGTTCCCAGCGCCGGCGGCTTCGACGTCGATGAGGGTAACGACAGCGACGAGAACTCGAGCGGCGTATCGGAAGGGATCGACGGGACTGGCGACGACGCCGTCGATGATACCGAAGAGTCGGTTGACGATACCGAGGAGACAGCCGATGAAATCGTCGATGACACTGAAGAGACCGCCGACGAAACGGCCAACGACACCGATGAAGCGGTCAATGATACCGAGGAGTCGGTCGACGACACCCTCAACGAGACCGACGACACCGTCGATGAAACGGTCGACGACACCGGAGAGTCGGTCAACGAAACGGTCGACGATACCGGAGAGTCGGTCAACGAAACGGTAAATAACACCGGAGAGTCGGTCAACGAAACGGTAAATAACACCGGAGAGTCGGTCGGCGAGGCGGTCGATGACACGGTCGAGGAGACCGAAAAGACGGTCGATGACGCTGAAGAGAAAATCGACGACACCCTCGACGAGACCGAAGAAACTGCCGAGAAGACGGTCGACGACACCGAAGAGTCGATCGTCGAAACGACCGATCACATCGAAGAGACCGGCGACGACACGACCAACGACACCGAGGAGTTAGTCGGCGAAACGGTCAACGACACCGAGGGATCCGCCGATGAAACGGCCGATGACGCCGAGGAGTCGGCCGACGACACCCTCAACGAGGCCGAAGATACCAGCGATGAAACGGTCGACGATACCGAGGAGTCGGTCGACGACGCGACCAACGAAACCGACGAAACCGCTGACGAAACGGACGACGACGCCGGAGATTCAGAAGACGACACCGATTCCCTTCACGAGACGACCGCATCGACGGCGGATCTTCCGGGATCGTGA
- a CDS encoding SAM-dependent methyltransferase: MQLKSFGNEEIVDFYNDTAWEYRFFWSDVNLHYGFYDDEHTTHPEAMANSNKVYAEKLDVDETDTVLDIGTGRGGFPTHVAAEYDADVHGIDIDPLHVAEAKENARKRGVSKSTEFDVGDYHEIPYPDETFDAVSGIETVCHSDRKDRVLEEIRRVLKPGGRLMIADGYMSRTDLTDPEAEKMRTVLDGWAVPELAHVSAFRETLEELGFANVTFDDHYDRIAPSSRRQWWLSLGVTPLLKIASALGIKNESSVDQGITLYHQRDIIERGIAVHGDFTAELPA, from the coding sequence ATGCAACTGAAGTCGTTCGGCAATGAGGAGATCGTCGACTTCTACAACGACACCGCGTGGGAGTACCGCTTCTTCTGGAGCGACGTCAACCTCCACTACGGGTTCTACGACGACGAACACACGACCCATCCGGAGGCCATGGCGAACTCGAATAAGGTCTACGCCGAGAAACTCGACGTCGACGAGACGGACACGGTCTTAGACATCGGTACCGGACGCGGCGGGTTCCCGACCCACGTCGCGGCCGAGTACGACGCCGACGTCCACGGAATCGACATCGACCCCCTTCACGTAGCAGAGGCGAAGGAAAACGCGCGCAAACGCGGCGTTTCGAAGTCCACCGAGTTCGACGTCGGCGACTACCACGAGATACCGTATCCCGACGAGACGTTCGACGCGGTCTCCGGGATCGAAACGGTCTGTCACTCCGACCGGAAAGACCGCGTACTCGAGGAGATCCGTCGCGTCCTCAAACCCGGCGGCCGACTCATGATCGCCGATGGCTACATGAGTCGGACCGACCTGACGGATCCGGAAGCGGAGAAGATGCGAACAGTCCTCGACGGCTGGGCCGTCCCGGAGCTCGCCCACGTTAGCGCGTTTCGGGAAACGCTCGAGGAACTCGGGTTTGCGAACGTGACGTTCGACGATCACTACGATCGAATCGCTCCGTCCTCCCGTCGCCAGTGGTGGCTCTCGCTCGGCGTCACGCCCCTTCTCAAGATCGCGTCCGCGCTCGGGATCAAGAACGAGTCGTCGGTCGACCAGGGGATAACGCTCTACCACCAGCGCGACATCATCGAGCGCGGGATCGCCGTTCACGGCGATTTCACCGCCGAACTCCCGGCGTGA
- a CDS encoding AMP-binding protein: protein MSNETLWTAEYERFGIPETLEPYPDEPVHHFLYDAADEHPDRGIVQQGRRFTYPDLREDVDRLATALRERGVEKGSRVATILPTSVQFVVATNAVSRAGGVHIPNDFLDAEDDLVYRLEQGEPEVLIGHDEHRDLLLSLREELDLDRVILTSLADYSDDPPEREELDGVEWLADIIAETEPDPPDVSFDVESDVHTLLFTGGTTGLPKGCLLTHRNLVANALQGVAAQSQMAQMMRGSEAAVMALPMYHAYGYSIAHSLLELALDVLIVSDARDTGHMSDLVRRYEPLIVLGVPTQFMELVNEEFSSEVIGISGSAPLATETKERFEREAGGVSQGYGLSEMSPITHFNVRGLRELLLGSGSDDDDGLDHPTVGVPVPDTDVKLRDVDTGEEIPLERAAEEGLEGEMLVNGPQRMKGYLDREKEPFDEEGYVETGDVAKVDSQGRFYVVDRVKNMINVSGLKVYSEEVDEVLFGLEGVKRPATIGVPDPERPGSERVRIFIERESDAGVEPTEEDVIDHLEGKVPKHAMPSEVTFVKSIPLTDVGKTDKKALEERATVSADAS, encoded by the coding sequence ATGTCAAACGAGACACTCTGGACGGCGGAATACGAACGGTTCGGCATTCCGGAGACGCTCGAGCCGTACCCCGACGAACCGGTCCACCACTTCCTCTACGACGCCGCGGACGAACACCCCGATCGGGGGATCGTCCAGCAGGGTCGGCGGTTCACCTATCCCGACCTCCGCGAGGACGTCGACCGCCTCGCGACGGCGCTGCGCGAGCGCGGCGTCGAGAAGGGAAGTCGGGTCGCGACGATCCTGCCGACCTCGGTCCAGTTCGTCGTCGCCACGAACGCCGTCTCGCGGGCCGGCGGCGTCCACATTCCCAACGACTTCCTCGACGCCGAGGACGATCTGGTCTACCGCCTCGAGCAGGGCGAACCGGAGGTGCTGATCGGCCACGACGAACACCGGGACCTGCTGCTCTCGCTGCGGGAGGAACTGGACCTCGATCGCGTGATTCTGACGTCGCTCGCCGATTACTCGGACGACCCGCCCGAGCGCGAGGAGCTCGACGGCGTCGAGTGGCTCGCGGACATCATCGCCGAGACGGAGCCCGATCCACCGGACGTCTCGTTCGACGTCGAGTCCGACGTCCACACGCTGCTGTTCACGGGCGGGACGACCGGTCTGCCGAAGGGGTGTCTGCTGACTCACCGGAACCTCGTCGCGAACGCGCTGCAGGGCGTCGCCGCGCAGTCGCAGATGGCCCAGATGATGCGCGGCAGCGAGGCCGCGGTGATGGCGCTGCCGATGTACCACGCCTACGGCTACTCCATCGCGCACAGCCTGCTCGAACTCGCGCTCGACGTGCTGATCGTGTCCGACGCCCGCGACACGGGCCATATGAGCGACCTCGTCCGGCGGTACGAACCGCTGATCGTGCTCGGCGTTCCGACGCAGTTCATGGAACTGGTCAACGAGGAGTTCTCGTCCGAAGTCATCGGCATCTCCGGCTCGGCGCCCCTCGCGACGGAGACGAAAGAACGGTTCGAACGCGAGGCCGGCGGCGTCTCTCAGGGATACGGCCTCTCGGAGATGTCGCCGATCACCCACTTCAACGTCCGCGGACTTCGCGAACTCCTCCTGGGGTCGGGGTCCGACGATGACGACGGACTGGACCACCCCACCGTCGGGGTCCCGGTCCCCGACACGGACGTCAAACTCCGCGACGTCGACACCGGCGAGGAGATTCCGCTCGAGCGCGCCGCCGAGGAGGGCCTCGAGGGCGAGATGCTGGTGAACGGCCCGCAGCGAATGAAGGGCTATCTGGATCGGGAGAAAGAGCCCTTCGACGAGGAGGGGTACGTCGAGACCGGCGACGTCGCGAAGGTCGATTCGCAGGGGCGGTTCTACGTCGTCGACCGAGTTAAGAACATGATCAACGTCTCGGGGCTGAAGGTCTACTCGGAGGAGGTCGACGAGGTCCTGTTCGGCCTCGAGGGGGTCAAACGCCCCGCCACGATCGGCGTCCCCGATCCGGAGCGGCCGGGTAGCGAGCGCGTACGGATCTTCATCGAGCGAGAGTCCGACGCGGGCGTCGAACCGACCGAGGAGGACGTGATCGACCACCTCGAGGGGAAGGTACCGAAACACGCGATGCCCTCCGAAGTGACGTTCGTGAAGTCGATTCCCCTAACCGACGTGGGGAAGACGGACAAGAAGGCGCTCGAGGAGCGCGCGACGGTCAGCGCGGACGCCAGTTGA
- a CDS encoding acetyl-CoA carboxylase: MTTEHVTAPMPGVFYRQPDPEDPPFVEVGDDVSEGDKVAVVGVMKNFHDVTASHDGTVTDILVDNEAEIEAEQELIELTVDE; the protein is encoded by the coding sequence ATGACGACCGAACACGTGACCGCTCCGATGCCCGGCGTATTTTATCGACAACCGGATCCGGAGGATCCACCGTTCGTGGAGGTCGGCGACGACGTGAGCGAGGGCGACAAAGTGGCGGTCGTCGGGGTGATGAAGAACTTCCACGACGTCACGGCGTCGCACGACGGAACCGTGACCGACATTCTGGTCGACAACGAGGCGGAGATCGAAGCCGAACAGGAACTAATCGAACTGACGGTCGACGAGTGA
- a CDS encoding acetyl-CoA carboxylase biotin carboxylase subunit, producing the protein MFDRILVANRGEIAVRVIQAARELGVETVGVYSDADETAKHVRHADVTYHIGSSPARKSYLDGEALLEDARETDAEAIHPGYGFLAENEEFARRVERSEVAWIGPPADVMADFGEKTKARALMRQADVPVVPGTDDTVDSPDRVRAFADEHGYPVAVKADGGGGGRGLKVVDEENEIEDALEEAKREGEAYFDNPEVYVEKFLENPRHIEVQVLVDTHGNARHLYERDCSVQRRQQKLIEETPSPSLDGETREELCTVACKGVSEAGYVNAGTVEFLYEDGEFYFLEVNARIQVEHTVTEVATGIDLVKWQLRIAAGEELDFEQDAVEPRGAAMEFRINAEDPSADFSPTPGTLETYRPPTGMGVRVDDGVDQGNRISPYYDSLVGKYVVFGEHRDEVLERGRRALEEADVEGISTTIPFHLAVLGDERFRENEHTTKYLDEQFDGLD; encoded by the coding sequence ATGTTCGACAGGATACTCGTCGCGAACCGCGGGGAGATCGCGGTCCGGGTAATACAGGCCGCTCGGGAACTCGGCGTCGAAACTGTCGGCGTCTACAGCGACGCCGACGAGACGGCGAAGCACGTCCGCCACGCCGACGTCACCTATCATATCGGCTCGTCGCCGGCCAGAAAGAGCTACCTCGACGGCGAGGCCCTCCTCGAGGACGCCCGCGAGACCGACGCGGAGGCGATCCACCCGGGCTACGGGTTCCTCGCCGAGAACGAGGAGTTCGCCCGCCGCGTCGAGCGGTCGGAGGTCGCCTGGATCGGCCCCCCGGCGGACGTCATGGCCGACTTCGGCGAGAAAACGAAGGCCCGAGCCCTCATGCGACAGGCGGACGTCCCGGTCGTTCCTGGGACCGACGACACCGTCGATTCTCCGGATCGCGTACGCGCCTTCGCCGACGAGCACGGGTATCCGGTCGCCGTCAAAGCCGACGGCGGCGGCGGCGGTCGCGGCCTCAAAGTCGTCGACGAGGAGAACGAGATCGAAGACGCGCTCGAGGAGGCCAAGCGCGAGGGAGAGGCGTACTTCGACAATCCCGAGGTCTACGTCGAGAAGTTCCTGGAGAACCCGCGGCACATCGAGGTACAGGTACTCGTCGATACGCACGGCAACGCCCGGCACCTGTACGAGCGCGACTGCTCGGTCCAGCGCCGCCAGCAGAAGCTCATCGAGGAGACGCCGTCGCCGTCGCTCGACGGCGAGACGCGCGAAGAGCTCTGTACCGTCGCCTGCAAGGGCGTTTCCGAGGCCGGCTACGTCAACGCCGGGACCGTCGAGTTCCTCTACGAAGACGGCGAGTTCTACTTCCTCGAGGTCAACGCCCGCATCCAGGTCGAACACACGGTCACCGAGGTCGCGACGGGGATCGACCTCGTCAAGTGGCAGCTCCGCATCGCCGCGGGCGAGGAACTCGACTTCGAACAGGACGCGGTCGAGCCCCGCGGCGCGGCGATGGAGTTCCGCATCAACGCCGAAGATCCGTCGGCCGATTTCTCGCCCACGCCCGGCACGCTAGAGACGTACCGCCCGCCGACCGGGATGGGCGTTCGCGTCGACGACGGCGTCGACCAGGGCAATCGGATCAGCCCGTACTACGACTCGCTCGTCGGCAAGTACGTCGTCTTCGGCGAGCATCGCGACGAAGTCCTCGAGCGGGGTCGACGCGCGCTCGAGGAGGCCGATGTCGAGGGGATCTCGACGACGATTCCGTTCCACCTTGCCGTGCTCGGGGACGAGCGGTTCCGCG
- a CDS encoding SDR family NAD(P)-dependent oxidoreductase — MDFGLDDKTALVTGAGGRIGSVDCETLAEEGAEIVALDVDVDAAETVVGDVEDAGGTAHAVECDLTDRDAVAATVSAIEEDVDGIDILINNAGLVDARDKVEDFDDEIWDRDVQVNLTGTYNVTRAVYPGMKERGWGRIVNMSSVAGWQGGFGQLSYSATKAALIGFGKTIALEGAQHGVTSNVVTPSIVVGALADLPVEQLEQVDEHFARIAKATPMRRLGREADVANLIAYLCSEQANYVTGQVVGVTGGVDLFSF, encoded by the coding sequence ATGGACTTCGGACTGGACGACAAGACCGCGCTCGTCACGGGGGCGGGCGGTCGTATCGGAAGCGTCGACTGCGAGACGCTCGCCGAGGAGGGTGCCGAGATCGTCGCGCTGGACGTCGACGTCGACGCCGCGGAGACGGTCGTCGGCGACGTCGAAGACGCGGGAGGGACGGCCCACGCCGTCGAGTGCGATCTGACCGATCGCGACGCGGTCGCGGCGACGGTGTCGGCCATTGAGGAGGACGTCGACGGTATCGACATCCTGATCAATAACGCCGGACTGGTCGACGCTCGCGACAAGGTCGAAGACTTCGACGACGAGATCTGGGATCGCGACGTGCAGGTCAACCTGACGGGAACCTACAACGTCACCCGCGCGGTCTACCCCGGCATGAAAGAACGCGGGTGGGGGCGGATCGTCAACATGTCGTCGGTGGCCGGCTGGCAGGGCGGCTTCGGACAGCTGTCGTACAGCGCGACGAAGGCGGCCCTGATCGGGTTCGGCAAGACGATCGCCCTCGAGGGAGCCCAGCACGGCGTCACGAGCAACGTCGTCACGCCGAGTATCGTCGTCGGAGCGCTCGCGGACCTGCCGGTCGAGCAGCTAGAGCAGGTCGACGAACACTTCGCCCGGATCGCCAAGGCCACGCCGATGCGACGGCTAGGGCGGGAAGCGGACGTCGCGAACCTGATCGCGTACCTCTGTTCCGAGCAGGCCAACTACGTCACAGGCCAGGTCGTCGGCGTCACCGGCGGAGTCGATCTCTTCAGCTTCTAA
- a CDS encoding LamB/YcsF family protein — MVAIDINCDMGESFGNYSMGRDVEVMPYITSANVAGGFHAGDPHVMRETVALAEEHGVGIGAHPGLPDMMGFGRRKMDATPREVRDYVVYQLGALTGFAERAGAEVQHVKPHGAMYSMLSESEDHARAVMEAILDVDPNLVYLATDMNIYEIAEEYDELDAVFEGYVDLDYRADRTLIVEKEMTATDPELAADRAVSIANRGEVESVDGTTIDVPADSLCIHGDSPNSVEVLETIHERFEEEGIELKRLDELVASSARS, encoded by the coding sequence ATGGTAGCAATTGACATCAACTGTGACATGGGGGAGAGCTTCGGCAACTACTCCATGGGACGCGACGTGGAAGTCATGCCGTACATCACGTCGGCCAACGTGGCGGGCGGCTTCCACGCCGGCGATCCGCACGTGATGCGCGAGACGGTCGCGCTGGCCGAGGAGCACGGCGTCGGCATCGGCGCTCATCCCGGTCTGCCGGACATGATGGGGTTCGGACGGCGGAAGATGGACGCGACGCCACGGGAAGTGCGCGACTACGTCGTCTATCAGCTCGGCGCACTCACCGGCTTCGCCGAGCGGGCCGGGGCCGAGGTGCAACACGTCAAACCCCACGGCGCGATGTACTCAATGCTCTCCGAAAGCGAAGACCACGCTCGAGCCGTCATGGAGGCTATTCTCGACGTCGACCCGAATCTGGTCTATCTGGCGACGGACATGAACATCTACGAAATTGCCGAGGAGTACGACGAACTCGACGCGGTGTTCGAAGGATACGTCGACCTCGATTATCGCGCGGATCGCACCCTGATCGTCGAAAAGGAGATGACGGCAACCGACCCCGAATTGGCGGCCGACAGAGCCGTGAGCATCGCGAACCGGGGCGAAGTCGAGTCCGTCGACGGGACGACGATCGACGTCCCCGCCGATAGTCTCTGCATTCACGGTGATTCCCCTAATTCCGTGGAAGTACTCGAGACGATCCACGAGCGCTTCGAGGAGGAAGGGATTGAACTGAAACGACTCGACGAACTGGTGGCGTCATCAGCCCGCAGCTAG
- a CDS encoding 5-oxoprolinase subunit C family protein, whose translation MITVLDGGISTTVQDLGRFGQYHIGMPPSGAMDLFSHEVANALVGNDSEAATVEMTYGGADLRFEGDAVVALAGAEMPARVDGDEIPTHEAVRVESGQKLETDFTTTGARTYLAVAGGIDVPEVMGSKSTYTLVGIGGHEGRTLEEGDELAIGENGVDREAVIGNSAPEARLRDFEEIDSVRIVVGLCDYRLTDESRERLCEIDWKVTPEADRVGYRLEGPELEFVEREQPFGAGTDPSNVVDVGYPIGSIQLPQKPIVLMRDAVTGGGYATVATVISTDRDLLAQVRTHQTVRFDAVTVDEALEAREAAQADLDAIRDALE comes from the coding sequence ATGATCACCGTTCTCGACGGCGGTATCTCGACGACGGTGCAGGACCTCGGTCGATTCGGCCAGTACCACATCGGAATGCCGCCCTCCGGTGCCATGGATCTGTTCTCGCACGAGGTGGCAAACGCCCTCGTCGGCAACGACTCCGAGGCGGCCACCGTGGAGATGACCTACGGCGGGGCCGACCTCCGGTTCGAGGGGGACGCTGTCGTCGCGCTCGCGGGTGCGGAGATGCCCGCCCGCGTCGACGGCGACGAGATTCCCACGCACGAGGCGGTGCGGGTCGAGAGCGGACAGAAACTGGAGACCGACTTCACCACGACGGGGGCGCGAACGTACCTCGCCGTCGCCGGCGGAATTGACGTCCCCGAGGTGATGGGCAGTAAATCGACCTACACGCTGGTCGGAATCGGCGGCCACGAGGGCCGAACGCTCGAGGAGGGCGACGAACTAGCGATCGGCGAGAACGGCGTCGACCGCGAGGCCGTGATCGGTAACAGCGCCCCCGAAGCGCGACTCCGGGATTTCGAGGAGATCGACAGCGTTCGCATCGTCGTCGGACTCTGCGATTACCGGCTCACCGACGAGAGTCGGGAGCGACTCTGCGAGATCGACTGGAAGGTGACGCCAGAGGCGGATCGAGTCGGCTACCGACTCGAGGGTCCGGAACTCGAGTTCGTCGAGCGCGAACAGCCGTTCGGCGCGGGAACCGATCCGTCGAACGTCGTCGACGTCGGCTACCCGATTGGCTCGATCCAGCTGCCGCAGAAGCCGATCGTATTGATGCGAGACGCCGTGACCGGCGGCGGATACGCGACCGTCGCGACGGTGATCAGCACGGACCGCGACCTGCTCGCCCAGGTGCGCACCCACCAGACCGTCCGCTTCGACGCCGTCACGGTCGACGAGGCGCTCGAGGCTCGCGAGGCGGCCCAGGCGGACCTCGACGCGATCCGGGACGCACTCGAGTGA